One Pochonia chlamydosporia 170 chromosome 5, whole genome shotgun sequence DNA segment encodes these proteins:
- a CDS encoding acetyltransferase (GNAT) family domain-containing protein yields the protein MAQRDDIVVRPAVKADVDAIARIHYAALELYHDFYAAFLAVHPRHTLPKITAQALSNPKAVFLVATTGDGSEVLGFVRYHIETPIPTSIEPPAASEIPQHDHPAPSPFAPKEHLKEVWQRLQNTEAPLSERYKVESKDREHAYVYHLMIDPSHQRQGIGKQLMEAAISAADRVSIPTFIVSSRESHSLYLRLGFKDLASRVIDNEAWAKEVCRVEQESGQSQFADLQTKYFGITEMEHLMVRWPIGT from the exons ATGGCACAAAGAGACGACATCGTAGTCCGTCCGGCCGTGAAGGCAGATGTTGACGCAATTGCTCGCATCCACTACGCTGCTTTGGAGCTCTATCACGATTTCTACGCCGCATTCCTCGCGGTTCACCCCCGCCACACACTACCCAAAATCACCGCACAAGCATTGTCGAATCCAAAAGCAGTATTCTTGGTTGCCACGACTGGAGATGGATCGGAAGTCCTTGGCTTTGTGAGATATCACATTGAAACACCCATTCCTACTTCAATAGAACCACCAGCTGCGTCTGAAATACCGCAACACGATCATCCCGCACCATCTCCCTTTGCTCCGAAAGAGCATTTAAAGGAAGTTTGGCAACGCCTACAGAACACAGAGGCGCCGCTAAGTGAGCGTTACAAAGTTGAATCGAAGGACCGGGAGCATGCAT ATGTGTATCACTTGATGATTGATCCATCCCACCAACGACAGGGAATTGGCAAGCAGTTGATGGAGGCCGCTATATCAGCAGCTGAccgagtgtcgattccgaCATTTATCGTTTCTAGTCGAGAATCGCATAGTTTGTATCTTCGGCTAGGATTTAAGGATCTTGCAAGTAGAGTTATCGACAACGAGGCATGGGCAAAAGAGGTCTGTCGCGTCGAACAGGAATCTGGGCAGTCGCAGTTCGCAGATCTCCAGACAAAATATTTTGGAATCACGGAGATGGAACATCTCATGGTTCGATGGCCAATTGGCACATAA
- a CDS encoding fatty-acid amide hydrolase (similar to Neosartorya fischeri NRRL 181 XP_001266411.1) yields MGSTPANPETVPWGRRVAAKQQACREAIPNAWRLDQSLLDTLRKPLDKSKNNMIQLNIIERSGILSERDLEITERYNVAELLQCLSSGQITALEATVAFSKRAALAQQLTNCLTETYFPAAQKRARELDALREQGKLAGPLHGLPISIKDSFQIQGSQATIGMVAYLDQISSSNSSLVDILIKLGAVLYCKTNVPQTLMTADSDNNVFGRTLNPWNTALGAGGSSGGEGALVAMRGAPIGVGTDVGGSVRIPALCCGTYGFRPTAGRIPYGGQRGCANPGFRPILPCAGPLTNDVDSLATFMKAVLSANPRQHDSTVIDVPWREVESLSGRKLRLGLLAEDPRFPLHPPVRAAINEAVHLLEAQGHEIIKLGPSECRIDQAGQVSWSLFSLDDTASRHVQAAGEPSIPSRVRLQQAVYEMGMEYVAEIHGLDSLQKFAALNVKRADITDGWNKLWLRHRLDAVVGPGAQNSAVEHDEFGVPAYTYPACVIPFGTVSGVDADFEVELGQTAPPYNAEMLAGAPLSIQVFTSAMRDEECLDIAKIIDQCLQQGNHHKKQF; encoded by the exons ATGGGTTCAACACCTGCCAATCCTGAGACAGTCCCGTGGGGTCGACGGGTCGCCGCAAAGCAACAGGCATGTCGTGAGGCAATCCCCAACGCTTGGCGGCTGGACCAAAGTCTACTTGATACGCTGCGGAAGCCATTGGACAAGTCCAAAAATAACATGATTCAACTGAATATCATTGAACGATCGGGAATTCTTTCTGAACGGGACTTGGAGATCACAGAACGGTACAACGTAGCCGAGCTCTTACAGTGTCTGTCATCCGGGCAGATTACGGCATTAGAGGCTACCGTGGCGTTTTCGAAGCGTGCTGCCCTAGCACAACAACTG ACAAATTGTCTTACAGAGACATATTTTCCAGCTGCTCAGAAGCGGGCAAGGGAGTTAGACGCACTGAGAGAACAGGGGAAGCTAGCTGGTCCATTGCATGGTCTCCCAATAAGTATAAAAGACAGCTTTCAAATCCAGGGCTCCCAAGCAACCATTGGCATGGTTGCGTATTTGGACCAGATTTCTTCCTCTAATTCCAGTTTGGTGGATATCCTGATTAAGCTAGGTGCTGTGCTTTATTGCAAGACAAACGTGCCCCAGACCTTAATG ACTGCCGACTCAGATAATAATGTGTTTGGGCGAACCTTGAACCCGTGGAACACGGCTTTGGGGGCTGGCGGTTCAAGTGGCGGCGAAGGTGCTCTTGTTGCAATGCGAGGAGCACCGATTGGTGTAGGCACAGACGTTGGAG GCTCTGTGAGAATTCCGGCCTTGTGCTGTGGCACATATGGTTTCCGCCCGACGGCTGGTCGAATTCCATATGGAGGACAAAGAGGCTGCGCCAACCCTGGATTTCGTCCAATACTTCCATGTGCCGGACCCCTTACAAATGATGTTGATTCCCTTGCAACTTTCATGAAGGCTGTCTTATCGGCCAATCCGAGACAGCACGACTCTACAGTTATTGATGTGCCATGGAGAGAAGTCGAAAGCCTGAGTGGGCGAAAGTTGCGACTGGGACTGCTGGCTGAGGATCCAAGATTTCCTCTGCATCCACCCGTCAGAGCAGCGATCAACGAAGCAGTCCATCTTTTAGAAGCACAAGGTCATGAAATAATAAAACTTGGTCCAAGCGAGTGCCGCATTGATCAGGCCGGCCAGGTTTCGTGGAGCCTTTTTTCCCTTGACGACACAGCCAGTCGTCATGTTCAGGCCGCGGGGGAACCAAGTATACCATCCCGTGTTCGACTTCAACAAGCAGTCTACGAAATGGGCATGGAATATGTTGCGGAGATCCATGGGCTGGACTCTCTACAGAAATTTGCTGCATTAAATGTGAAGCGTGCAGATATTACCGATGGTTGGAACAAGCTATGGCTGAGGCATCGACTTGACGCAGTAGTAGGGCCAGGTGCTCAAAACTCTGCGGTTGAACACGACGAATTTGGGGTGCCGGCGTACACG TATCCTGCTTGCGTCATTCCGTTTGGAACGGTTTCTGGAGTCGATGCGGACTTCGAGGTTGAGCTAGGGCAAACTGCACCACCAT ACAATGCAGAGATGCTAGCCGGAGCACCACTATCCATTCAAGTTTTTACGTCGGCAATGCGCGACGAAGAGTGTCTGGATATTGCTAAGATTATTGACCAGTGTTTGCAACAGGGTAATCACCATAAGAAGCAATTTTAG
- a CDS encoding amidase (similar to Metarhizium robertsii ARSEF 23 XP_007820126.2), with translation MIHESQLPRSCDRCHSLKERCRRANSINSCERCTRLRLTCTSNRPFKRPGRRPQPYHIQGARRQRGSESLDPAVDISEDRKGDILAIFNIPEKLSEEEAWLVHRTLANNSFIEQFLLGPSFCNAHRKSLFSQLCKAPALLQDAYVACVLSVPYPGEDPSGTLTEQRLDSSYRRASAALAKLRTLKVENASDVSSCLALGGSILTFVLRFGGKDSLAICSRVLGLIRPVYESHTNKLPDADLGFLACVVMCETTECLLQTELPTLRFRPQPLESSEYVDRYVGLCGTLLPHLQELCHLSFAMFHSTQAKEEVMGELQKLKTTIEAWRPIVPPNFTESYTTSEVTNILCQTHVMQLAALLILHRMQHPFGTEQIAALSMAHTILRQLEVAKMVAGRTPRCIDFALMAACLEVSDGRERSDQLRSASSIAVYSPRFIQRSETFISAVWEARSLKQSPIYWYHLGLVTKHVNVAELSAI, from the coding sequence ATGATTCATGAGTCTCAGCTTCCAAGGTCGTGCGATCGATGCCATTCGCTAAAGGAGCGATGTCGTCGCGCAAACAGCATAAATTCGTGTGAGCGATGCACCCGCCTTCGACTTACTTGCACGTCAAATCGACCCTTCAAGCGACCAGGTCGCCGGCCACAGCCGTATCATATCCAAGGAGCACGCCGGCAGCGTGGATCGGAGTCACTAGACCCTGCCGTTGACATTAGCGAAGACCGCAAAGGGGACATTCTTGCCATATTCAACATACCCGAAAAGCTTtccgaggaagaagcttggcttgTCCACCGTACTCTTGCGAACAATTCCTTCATTGAGCAGTTCCTTCTGGGCCCAAGCTTCTGCAACGCACATCGGAAGTCTTTATTTAGCCAACTATGCAAGGCACCAGCCCTGCTACAAGACGCCTATGTCGCTTGTGTGTTGTCTGTGCCGTATCCTGGTGAGGACCCATCTGGAACTCTCACAGAACAAAGGCTGGACAGCAGCTACAGACGGGCATCTGCGGCAttggcaaagttgaggaCCCTCAAAGTAGAGAATGCAAGTGATGTGTCTTCGTGTTTAGCCCTCGGTGGATCTATCCTCACGTTCGTCCTGCGCTTTGGCGGCAAGGACTCGCTCGCCATCTGCAGCCGCGTGCTCGGTCTCATCAGACCGGTGTACGAGTCACACACCAACAAGCTTCCCGATGCCGACCTTGGCTTTCTAGCCTGTGTCGTCATGTGTGAGACTACAGAATGTTTGCTGCAAACCGAACTGCCTACGCTAAGGTTCCGCCCACAGCCTTTGGAATCTTCAGAGTACGTTGACCGCTATGTTGGATTGTGTGGTACACTATTACCGCATTTGCAGGAGCTCTGCCATCTAAGCTTTGCCATGTTTCACAGTACACAGGCAAAGGAAGAAGTGATGGGCGAGCTACAGAAGCTGAAGACAACTATAGAGGCTTGGAGACCAATTGTACCCCCAAACTTCACTGAAAGCTACACAACATCTGAAGTTACCAATATTCTGTGTCAGACACACGTTATGCAGCTAGCTGCTCTTCTAATTTTACACCGGATGCAACATCCCTTTGGCACGGAGCAAATCGCGGCCCTATCCATGGCACATACAATTCTGCGGCAACTAGAGGTTGCCAAAATGGTCGCGGGCCGAACCCCAAGGTGCATCGactttgccttgatggctGCCTGTCTAGAGGTTTCGgatggaagagaaagaagtGACCAGCTGCGCAGCGCTTCGTCCATAGCCGTATACTCACCAAGGTTCATTCAACGATCCGAAACATTTATATCTGCCGTCTGGGAGGCACGCAGCTTGAAGCAATCCCCAATATATTGGTACCATTTGGGACTTGTCACAAAACATGTGAACGTGGCCGAGTTGTCAGCAATTTGA